The Poecilia reticulata strain Guanapo linkage group LG10, Guppy_female_1.0+MT, whole genome shotgun sequence sequence ATGAAAAAAGATTCAtgagttgcattttttttttttggtgacttGGTAAACAAGATATCTTTAACTGAGGCTCAGTTCACAGCAGTTGTATGAAATAACTTTAAGATTAGGAAAGATAAATGTCTATGTGACTTTKAGAAATCAATGGCAGCTTTATGGAAAAAGTTGTCATATTTTCCCCAGTGGTGTGTGCTWCAATCGCTGtcagattttataaataaatagataaatgagTGTGAGCATATGTGTTGGATAGTTACTGCATCTGGCAACTGTCTTCCAGATGGCAACAAGTTACTTAACACCCAGCTGACGCAATAAGTAGCTTCTCATTTCTtaagcaaacatgtggaaataCACATACTGTGGTCATGGAAAGGATGTCAGTCTGTTTAAGGAGGGTCAAAGTATTGGCATCAAACAGAGAAAACGTCATAAGARGTTGCAGAAACTACTAAAAATTGGGTTGAGGACTGTTCAATGCTTtattaaaaactggaaggaaagtGAGGAAGAAATgtgattggaaaaaaatcttgaatGACTGTGATTGGCTATGTCCAGGCTATGTGGGAttggcaataaatcaatttgatCGATTCATTGAATCTGTTtaaaaagatttcatttttggaaggttttttttttccacaaatgcaCTCTTTGGGTTTCTGTACAGCTCAGTGACCTAGcatttagttttacaaaaaaaaaattctgagcttgtatttatttggaaCTTAATTTGGGTCAACTCCCCAGAGggatgatttaaataaaaacaagttgttGGAAATACTTTCCCCGCTTTCAGAAACTCAGTGTAGCAGCACAGCGTCACATGAACAGCCCTGTCATTGTTTAACCTCTCACCTTCAATATNNNNNNNNNNNNNNNNNNNNNNNNNNNNNNNNNNNNNNNNNNNNNNNNNNNNNNNNNNNNNNNNNNNNNNNNNNNNNNNNNNNNNNNNNNNNNNNNNNNNNNNNNNNNNNNNNNNNNNNNNNNNNNNNNNNNNNNNNNNNNNNNNNNNNNNNNNNNNNNNNNNNNNNNNNNNNNNNNNNNNNNNNNNNNNNNNNNNNNNNNNNNNNNNNNNNNNNNNNNNNNNNNNNNNNNNNNNNNNNNNNNNNNNNNNNNNNNNNNNNNNNNNNNNNNNNNNNNNNNNNNNNNNNNNNNNNNNNNNNNNNNNNNNNNNNNNNNNNNNNNNNNNNNNNNNNNNNNNNNNNNNNNNNNNNNNNNNNNNNNNNNNNNNNNNNNNNNNNNNNNNNNNNNNNNNNNNNNNNNNNNNNNNNNNNNNNNNNNNNNNNNNNNNNNNNNNNNNNNNNNNNNNNNNNNNNNNNNNNNNNNNNNNNNNNNNNNNNNNNNNNNNNNNNNNNNNNNNNNNNNNNNNNNNNNNNNNNNNNNNNNNNNNNNNNNNNNNNNNNNNNNNNNNNNNNNNNNNNNNNNNNNNNNNNNNNNNNNNNNNNNNNNNNNNNNNNNNNNNNNNNNNNNNNNNNNNNNNNNNNNNNNNNNNNNNNNNNNNNNNNNNNNNNNNNNNNNNNNNNNNNNNNNNNNNNNNNNNNNNNNNNNNNNNNNNNNNNNNNNNNNNNNNNNNNNNNNNNNNNNNNNNNNNNNNNNNNNNNNNNNNNNNNNNNNNNNNNNNNNNNNNNNNNNNNNNNNNNNNNNNNNNNNNNNNNNNNNNNNNNNNNNNNNNNNNNNNNNNNNNNNNNNNNNNNNNNNNNNNNNNNNNNNNNNNNNNNNNNNNNNNNNNNNNNNNNNNNNNNNNNNNNNNNNNNNNNNNNNNNNNNNNNNNNNNNNNNNNNNNNNNNNNNNNNNNNNNNNNNNNNNNNNNNNNNNNNNNNNNNNNNNNNNNNNNNNNNNNNNNNNNNNNNNNNNNNNNNNNNNNNNNNNNNNNNNNNNNNNNNNNNNNNNNNNNNNNNNNNNNNNNNNNNNNNNNNNNNNNNNNNNNNNNNNNNNNNNNNNNNNNNNNNNNNNNNNNNNNNNNNNNNNNNNNNNNNNNNNNNNNNNNNNNNNNNNNNNNNNNNNNNNNNNNNNNNNNNNNNNNNNNNNNNNNNNNNNNNNNNNNNNNNNNNNNNNNNNNNNNNNNNNNNNNNNNNNNNNNNNNNNNNNNNNNNNNNNNNNNNNNNNNNNNNNNNNNNNNNNNNNNNNNNNNNNNNNNNNNNNNNNNNNNNNNNNNNNNNNNNNNNNNNNNNNNNNNNNNNNNNNNNNNNNNNNNNNNNNNNNNNNNNNNNNNNNNNNNNNNNNNNNNNNNNNNNNNNNNNNNNNNNNNNNNNNNNNNNNNNNNNNNNNNNNNNNNNNNNNNNNNNNNNNNNNNNNNNNNNNNNNNNNNNNNNNNNNNNNNNNNNNNNNNNNNNNNNNNNNNNNNNNNNNNNNNNNNNNNNNNNNNNNNNNNNNNNNNNNNNNNNNNNNNNNNNNNNNNNNNNNNNNNNNNNNNNNNNNNNNNNNNNNNNNNNNNNNNNNNNNNNNNNNNNNNNNNNNNNNNNNNNNNNNNNNNNNNNNNNNNNNNNNNNNNNNNNNNNNNNNNNNNNNNNNNNNNNNNNNNNNNNNNNNNNNNNNNNNNNNNNNNNNNNNNNNNNNNNNNNNNNNNNNNNNNNNNNNNNNNNNNNNNNNNNNNNNNNNNNNNNNNNNNNNNNNNNNNNNNNNNNNNNNNNNNNNNNNNNNNNNNNNNNNNNNNNNNNNNNNNNNNNNNNNNNNNNNNNNNNNNNNNNNNNNNNNNNNNNNNNNNNNNNNNNNNNNNNNNNNNNNNNNNNNNNNNNNNNNNNNNNNNNNNNNNNNNNNNNNNNNNNNNNNNNNNNNNNNNNNNNNNNNNNNNNNNNNNNNNNNNNNNNNNNNNNNNNNNNNNNNNNNNNNNNNNNNNNNNNNNNNNNNNNNNNNNNNNNNNNNNNNNNNNNNNNNNNNNNNNNNNNNNNNNNNNNNNNNNNNNNNNNNNNNNNNNNNNNNNNNNNNNNNNNNNNNNNNNNNNNNNNNNNNNNNNNNNNNNNNNNNNNNNNNNNNNNNNNNNNNNNNNNNNNNNNNNNNNNNNNNNNNNNNNNNNNNNNNNNNNNNNNNNNNNNNNNNNNNNNNNNNNNNNNNNNNNNNNNNNNNNNNNNNNNNNNNNNNNNNNNNNNNNNNNNNNNNNNNNNNNNNNNNNNNNNNNNNNNNNNNNNNNNNNNNNNNNNNNNNNNNNNNNNNNNNNNNNNNNNNNNNNNNNNNNNNNNNNNNNNNNNNNNNNNNNNNNNNNNNNNNNNNNNNNNNNNNNNNNNNNNNNNNNNNNNNNNNNNNNNNNNNNNNNNNNNNNNNNNNNNNNNNNNNNNNNNNNNNCTCTGTTTCAGCCTCTGGGTGACACACCTACCTGTGTTGGTTTCACAGGTTACAGGAACACACGGTTGAATAGCAGCAATTCTCTTCCTATCGCGTAAYAAACGCATAAAAACAGTTCTGCTTGTTAGATTAGTTTTCCATTATCGATTGCCAGCTGTGAGCAAATCAGCGGCACCACATCAGctctccaggaaaaaaaaaaacaggatttagaGCAGAAGTTGCTGCCGGATCTCCTGCTGGTGATGAATATCTGCTCAGTTGTTCCTTCCCGGGGTTATTGAAGCTGTTTGTGAAATTTGTTCAACACTCGGGGTCAAAcataaagaaactttaaaaagctttgACCCAAATCTAAACATTTGGCCTTGCTCTGGTTTATGAAAGTCCAGTGCAGCTGGATGTGACAGTTCAGCCAATCTGTGAAAGGTTAGCGAGGACATAAAGCGAGGGGAAAGAAGCCACTCAGCTGTRGTTTAGTKTTTCCTGCTGAGGAGGTGCAGCTGTGGTTTAAAGAGAGATCAGTCCATCCTGAAGAAATGCTTCTCCCACTAACTTTTTWAAAATATAATTTCTGCTAACTTCTCCGCATGTAATCTACTGTTCTYTCACGTCATTGGAGCTGAAACACATCTCTGAACTCATTGATCTGTCATTTGGCACATTCTCGGTAATTAAAGTCCTAATTAAAGTCGGTGCCGGCTGGCAAGATCTTACAGAGTCCAGCTGAGTGGGCACAGCCGGAGCGGAGGCTGAAATGATCGGCGGCGACAAACGAGTGGCCTGAGCTCCTTTTCTCTGCGACTCTCTGACCCCTGGTTAACCACCCGCACGGCTCCGTTCAGTCACCTGCTAACATGCACGGCTTCGTCACGTCTGTTCTTACAGATGAAATGTGGCATTTTCCAAATTTYTGTCATGTCGTAACCTCAAAGCTATagtgtattttactgggatcgCARGTAGAGGCAAACCTCACAAGATTTGCtgctgtaactgcagcaaaagacGGTTCTACAAATACCGAAACAGGACGGCTGAATGCAAATWCATCCCAGACTTTTAGCATTTTACAACCCACAACTATGTGCTATTTTGTGTTGATCCAATTTCTTTAATTGGAWCAACAAAGGAATCAAcaattcctttgtttttcaatgcattttgaAGGATATGCTAAATAGGAACGAGGCCTTGCATTTTGTTCTGCCTGCRTTTCAAAACTCTTCTCTGTGAACCACATTATCTCCTTGAACCTCTGTGGCCAGAAGAGTCCAGATCCACGGACCTAACGGCCATGAAGGTGTCAGGTTTTCCCCCCCGATTCTGAGAAATCGTAAATGAAGACGAGTGTTCTTCgagatgtttttcctcctcttcctcagacaGTCGGGCTCTCTCTACCGCGCTCTGAGGGAAACgttttttctcctgtttgccTGCTAACCGCTTGCTGCGGGCTCTCGGAGTGACCTGATGCTTCCTGGTGCAGCACAGACACATTAGCACGCCGGCTGCMAACTGTCACCATATTGCGACCTCGATGCAGCTTTCTCACAGACGTCgagaacaaaaatgtcaacattcgCAGAAAAGCACACTTGACACCCACATACAGAATCTCTAGAGAAAGCTTTTCGACATGTGGTTCTGAAGTTCCTGGAAGTCTGTTCCTGGTGGGCACATCTTCCTGTCTGAAGTCTCTCTGTATACTTATATGGagtttctgtttcataaaatgACCAGATGaacattattttcttgttaGTCTTggtagaaacataaaaatgcatcgAAATAACTGTTTAAATCCGCATATTGACAACACAACAAACCCTAACGACTGCAATAAGTAACACGGSTTCGTCCGACTTGTCATCAACTCTAACCAGCTTCCCCGTCYCTGCTAATGAAAACCAaacccacaacatgatgctgccaccaccacgcTTCACTGTGAGAAGGCTGTGTTTAACGCTTTTCATATAATAATAAATCGctcatgtttgctttttcctCTACATGGCTTGAGGCAAACTGCAAGCAGGACTTCCTGTTGTATTATTTCCACAATAGCTTTCTTCAATGAAGGCCAGATTTGTGTAGTGCATGACCCACCTGAGTAGTGGAGCTCCCCCAGAGTGCCACAGGTCTCTTAWCAGGTYTCTTAACCCAGCTTTGAACTTCTSCAGATTGTTATTTCAARGTGATTTAGTTRGGGGTATCAAAATAAAAGGGGCTGAGCTACTTCAGACCCTTAAACAGATATAAATGCGTGTATAAACTGGAGGGTTTGGAAAGGCAAATCGGAACAATTTGCAATAACATGTTGCAATGGTGAAATCCTGCTCCCAGAAAAAAGGTCGTACAAAGTGCAAACAGTTTTTTACTCAAACGATCCTGTGTTTGTCGATAAATTAAAGGATGATGCAACATGGTGATATCTCRCTTCCAACTTTTGAGAAACTAATCAAACAGgatattttctgtgaaaatgtgacTAAAACAGACAGTGTTGGTTTTAAAGTATCAAGTCTGCGCAGTAATTATCTGATGTTTAATCTGACCAACTCTGGGTCTATGCGGCTGCTGAGCTTGGCAgagttggctttttttttttaaggttcaGATATAATAAGGCAGGTTACAAATAGCTCTGCATGATCGGTTATTAGGAGCGATTAAACATGTGTTGCAGCTCAAGCTGCTTGGTTTATATTTACCGTGGATCACAGAGGATTACGGTTTCTAGCAGCAGAAAGTGCAACTCCCAACAAGCTTTGCTTCACGGCAGCTGGATGCGTATCAAAAGGCGAGTAGCCAGTGAATGAGCCATGCATATTAGCTAGGTAGCGTTTGGTTAATGCACYTGTCCATCTGGCCTCTTCTCTCCCAAATGAAAGTCAGACTCTGAGCTCTGAACCTATCGGTGTCTCGTGGATGCGTTACAGCGAGATCGGTGTGCGGGGGGGGGAAGGGGTCACTGACACGGCTCGGTGAACCCTGACACAGCTGAGGGATTAGGTGACGCCGACAGCAGGTTAGGTAAAATAGTGRAGGACAACTACAATCCCTCACATGTGATTTTTATAATCACGATTGACCCATTTAAAACTGCAATCAAAGGGCATTTAGTGTGCTGCCATCACAATGGATTGTTGTTATACGTTATAATCTTCTTACTGCTGTGWATGGGCCAGCCTAATGTATGTGTTGGTACCTGCCACCATGTGGTTTGGTATGTTTCAGGCAGCCCTTCASAGTGGGTCAAACAGTATGTTGAAAGGTCAGGAGGACTTTAATCCCAAATCctttaaaacagcaaagctTTGTTCGTCTGAAACTGTGAGGCTGTCATGAAATTAGAAAGTAATAAATTCCTCTGCAGGGGGAGAAAACTTTATGTGTAGAAAGYTTGGAGAGCACAGCTTTGGAGATTTTCCCCGGTAGTTCATAAAGCTGATTCAttctgccccctggtggtgaaAAAAGTAAACAGCTTTAACACATTTAATGTTAGTTTAATAAGTACtataaactgtgtgtgtgtgtgtgttttgtgccTGCAGCTGCCCAACATGTTTGGTTCTCTGAGCTCCACCATCATGTCGCTGATGATCGGCTCCTACGCCTCCTCTGCTGTCACTTTCCCCGGCGTTAAGGTAAATTATACGATTTAACCCAGCTCTAGTTTTTCCCTGTGTCTCGCCTTCCTGCTGCGGGTTAAAGGTGACACAGTGTGGCTGTAAGTGTGTGCATGCATAAGACCTGAACAATACTTTTAGACATTGTTCCTACTGTctaaaactacttttttgtcCAATCAAAAGTGGACAGAAAAGGTCtggaaaaagctaataaaatattttattcagatatATTTTGAGGCTTTATTCTGATCCCttttgtttaaaagttgttttttattttctatatctcctttttcctttcttttcctttgtgtcctactttctctttctttttctactgttttccttccttttaggaatgtgtttttctttcttttatgtttctatCCTYGTTTCTTCCTTCCgtgttttttccctcccttcttcatttcttttcgGCTTTTTGTTACACACGCATTTAAAGCCCACTACAGAATGtgaatttcagtattttatatGCTGGGAAGCTTAGTCTGGATAactttggatgttttatttacaaaatttgCAGGAACCTTGTTGAAACTTCAAGAGATTTCTTTGTAATTTGCTTTTAAGGATCCAGATGTTCTGTATTCSTCTACAGGAAAATTAAAAGCTATCCAGGGTTTCTGAAGATCTTTCGGtttcaaattttctttgaaGCACTTGAGGGTTTACAGAAcaatgtttattgtttgttgtacaatattgctgaaaagtatTAAAAAGGACGTCTGTCTGTCTCCGATAACTACAGTGACTTGAGAACTTTGCTGCATGCACTAAAAATCTTAATCAGCCACTCAAATTTTTTGCAACAATTATTTCTCGTCTTCATAGCTGATCTACGATGCAGGCTTGAAATTCCATGTGATCATGTGGTYGTGGGCKKGTCTCGCCGGGCTCGTTTTTAATAACTGTTTCTGGAACTGGCCCTCAGAAGGCTTCCCAACTCCAGACGAGGTCGACTACAGGTYAGTGTGACGCCCGCCTGTCTGCTGCAAACGTTACCAGTGGTTTTAGTCCAGCAAGCGGGATCTGAAGCTGTTTTGTACTCAACAGTAAGATTCTCACGACGCAAGAGGTTCCTTCATCTGAGCAGAAGGCTGCAGGGGAGARACTGAACCAGAAAAACGGAGATGTCCGACATTCCCAGGAGAAGCTYCCCAACGGACCCGACACTGCACCAAGTGAGTTAGCAAACCGCTCatggtagagaaaaaaaaaagacaattctcAATTATGTTTATGTGCTGATCAAGTTGTTTATAAGACAATGTTGGGGTGATGGAGACGTAAAACCTCTCATGATGACCTCTAATCACTGACTCCCTGTATGAcgaaaatatatttacaagaTGAATCTAATCTAATGAAGTCTAACAAACgtaataagataaataaaattgttttaaactgttgGAACATCATCTTAGAAAGTTGCCTTCAGAGTGTTTGAATTTGACAGTGTAGAAGGTAAAACCACCCAGAAGGCTTTATAACCAAAGTGTTTCATTACGCTWCGTTACATAGCACMGAGAGCAATATGGCTGAAGTTTTGGGCCAACGacaatatttttactcattttttacgACTCATTGATAATTCAGCTCCTAATAAACTTTTCCAGGCAATCAGTCTCCAGTCTTTCACtgtaaaattaaagcaaaaagaatTAAAACGCTTTAATTTGTTAGGAAAAACTCTGATTTGTGAGGTTCACAGCTAATCGCTTTTCATACGTTTCAAATCTGTGCATCATGAAGCGCTACCCTTTTAATAAaggacacatttttaatttaaacctaATTAAAGATTCTATAAATTTGGGTAGAGGTTGTctaaattattgactttttatCTTTACTGTAACCTCTTAAACTTCAGGTTCATTAACAGCGTTGAAAACTACCTCACCAAAGGTTTCTCCTCCTCCCTAAGACGCTGTTCCCCTCCGGCGGTCCGTTTTCTCCCCCATCTTCCTGTGGAGTTTGATCACGATGGGGATGACCCAGCTGAGGATCATCTTCTTCATGGGAGCAATGAATAAGATGCTGGAGTTCATGGTGACCCGGGGTGTASAACACCGTGAGTGTCCAATGAGCTTCAACCTCTAGCATTTTGCTTTCTATTATTGTTTTATCATATAttgtaaattttgttttgtttttttatgctttagaACCCGATGACCTTGTGCKTGAGGCAGAAAACACAGGTGAGTTTTGTTAGATTATGGCATAAACCctttaaaaatgaccttttcccctcattttactgttttcctCTTGACCTTTCAGTGGGTTTCTACGCCTCCATCTTCGGgacgctgcagctgctgtgtctGGCGACGTGTCCTCTGATTGGTTAYATCATGGACTGGAAGATGAAGGAGTGTGAAGAGGAGAAGTGTGACTCTACAGGGATAGTGAAGAGGTACGTTCAgtgaaaaaataacaacagaCGTGAGTTgtttaggattttatttctcAGCTTCAGGCTTCCTTGGTCCGCATGTAAGGACGCAAACAGGAAGTTCTTTTTGATGGAGGGTGGGTTTGACACCACAACTGTcatgcatgttaaaaaaaaaagtcctttctCTCCTTCAGAGCCAAAAGAGACCGTAAGATCCAGAAAGTGACCAACGCTATGAGAGCCTTCGTCCTCACCAACATCCTTCTGATCATTTTTGGAATCTGTAACCTCGTGGATAATCTGCCTCTACAGGTAAACACACCGCATTACgcattaacaataaaataccaTCAGAATAAAATGCTTACAAGCTgcctcttttctgcttttctgctgtAGATTTTGACGTTCATCCTCCACACTATGGTCCGAGGATTCATCCACTCCTGCTGCGGCGGCCTCTACGCTGCTGTGTGAGTCCTGCAGCCCCAGCAACACGACAGACACAGGATGCATTCGTTACCTTAGGCGAGGAAAGTTTGGCAAGATTCCTCTTTAAACCACGGAGCAAACAATATAGCGGTGCCGTGTTTGTTTCTATAAGGTAGAAAACCCTACAACAGTATTAAAGTCCGAGCAGATTGTTTTCCGGCTCGTTTAGAGTTGTCTCCTAACACCAAATAAACACCAGAATAAAACGCAGCTTTACAGCGTGATAAAAGCAACCAGATGTTTCAGCAAAACCAGAGCAGGT is a genomic window containing:
- the slc43a1a gene encoding solute carrier family 43 member 1a → MAPSLVQAYRRRWWMAVTAVIENLLCSAVLLGWGSLLIMLKKEGFYSHLCSKNNSMVVSSXNTTXGAHDWLFCVEQEEMLNLGFTIGSFLLSATTLPLGILMDKFGPRPIRLVGSSLFALSCIIMAGSAYNTHDLSALIFLALSLNGFGGICLTFTSITLPNMFGSLSSTIMSLMIGSYASSAVTFPGVKLIYDAGLKFHVIMWXWAXLAGLVFNNCFWNWPSEGFPTPDEVDYSKILTTQEVPSSEQKAAGEXLNQKNGDVRHSQEKLPNGPDTAPNAVPLRRSVFSPIFLWSLITMGMTQLRIIFFMGAMNKMLEFMVTRGVZHQPDDLVXEAENTVGFYASIFGTLQLLCLATCPLIGYIMDWKMKECEEEKCDSTGIVKRAKRDRKIQKVTNAMRAFVLTNILLIIFGICNLVDNLPLQILTFILHTMVRGFIHSCCGGLYAAVYPSNHFGTLTGLQSMISAVVALLQQPLFIVMVSHLXGNGYWINLCLLIASFTGFLLPGYLFYHRRNLLREQKARDNQLAIQETEALKSTEANGFNKPHSNGNALTDA